The Musa acuminata AAA Group cultivar baxijiao chromosome BXJ2-2, Cavendish_Baxijiao_AAA, whole genome shotgun sequence genome has a segment encoding these proteins:
- the LOC104000878 gene encoding uncharacterized protein LOC104000878 — MEDETNAKKEEEEFNTGPLSVLMMSVKNNTQVLINCRNNKKLLGRVRAFDRHCNMVLENVREMWTEIPKTGKGKKKALPVNKDRFISKMFLRGDSVIIVLRNPK; from the exons gccaagaaagaagaggaggaattcAACACAGGACCTCTCTCTGTTCTGATGATGAGTGTCAAAAATAATACACAG GTGCTTATCAATTGCAGGAACAACAAGAAGCTACTTGGCCGTGTAAGAGCTTTTGATCGCCACTGTAACATGGTTCTTGAAAATGTTAGGGAAATGTGGACCGAG ATACCCAAGACAGGCAAgggaaagaagaaagcacttccaGTCAACAAGGATAGATTCATCAGTAAGATGTTCCTTCGAGGGGACTCTGTCATCATTGTACTCAGGAATCCCAAGTGA